A window of Esox lucius isolate fEsoLuc1 chromosome 18, fEsoLuc1.pri, whole genome shotgun sequence contains these coding sequences:
- the adat2 gene encoding tRNA-specific adenosine deaminase 2, which produces MGTENVENSIVFRENFQPCAEDIQRWMASAFDMAKEALENGEVPVGCLMVYNNEILGKGRNEVNETKNATRHAEMVAVDQVLEWCHCRGLNPRTVCERTVLYVTVEPCIMCAGALRLINIPLVVYGCKNDRFGGCGSVLDIPTAELPLTGSSFKCISGFRAEEAVEMLKTFYKQENPNAPKPKMRKECDTLHVLQGAPVI; this is translated from the exons ATGGGGACAGAGAATGTGGAAAATTCTATTGTTTTTAGAGAAAACTTTCAGCCATGTGCCGAAGACATACAGAGATGGATGGCCAGTGCCTTTGATATG GCAAAAGAAGCTTTGGAGAATGGTGAGGTACCTGTTGGATGTCTCATGGTGTACAACAATGAAATCCTTGGCAAGGGGAGAAATGAagtgaatgaaacaaaaaat GCCACTCGGCATGCTGAGATGGTGGCTGTGGACCAGGTGCTGGAGTGGTGTCATTGCAGAGGCCTCAACCCCCGGACCGTGTGTGAAAGGACCGTGCTCTATGTGACCGTGGAGCCGTGCATCATGTGTGCCGGAGCTCTTCGCCTCATCA ACATTCCTTTGGTGGTCTATGGGTGTAAaaatgaccggtttggtgggtGTGGATCTGTTCTGGACATCCCAACTGCTGAGCTACCCCTGACTGGGTCATCATTTAAG TGTATCTCTGGCTTTAGAGCAGAGGAAGCAGTGGAGATGCTGAAGACATTCTATAAACAGGAGAACCCTAATG CTCCCAAGCCAAAAATGAGGAAGGAGTGTGATACTCTTCATGTCCTGCAGGGGGCACCAGTCATCTAG
- the pex3 gene encoding peroxisomal biogenesis factor 3 isoform X1, with protein MFSSTWNFLKRHKRKFVFAGAFVGGVYFLGKYAQKKIREMQEHEASVYINQARRQFHFESNQRTCNMTVLSMLPTLREAIIHHLNSENLTTLLKTKPANRLEIWEDLKIISFTRTIVAVYSTCMLVLLLRVQLNIIGGYLYLDNSVTKNGMLPLAPPDVQQQYLSSMQHLLGDGLSEMITAVKKAVQNTLGRLSLKQSLSLQDLEQHLNQIRAQVEKGVGGSVHRPLSWYMMADEENTLAAQACGLTANDVTTIKLLNETRDMLESPDFGTVLNTCFNSGFNRFLDNMAEFFRPPPGAQGDSAPGTTPDSLSHVSLPVAKIIPIVNGQIHSICSEIPSHFVQDLLMIDQVKEFAANVYETFSSPHELQK; from the exons ATGTTTTCGTCTACGTGGAATTTTCTGAAACGCCACAAAAGAAAATTCGTTTTCGCTGGGGCTTTTGTCGGAG GTGTGTACTTTCTTGGTAAATACGCCCAAAAGAAAATCCGAGAGATGCAGGAGCATGAGGCGTCTGTATACATCAATCAAGCTCGACGTCAGTTCCACTTCGAGAGTAACCAGAGAACGTGTAACATGACAG tgttGTCAATGCTACCTACATTAAGAGAAGCCATTATACATCATCTAAATTCGGAGAACCTCACTACACTGCTGAAGACTAA ACCAGCAAATAGGCTTGAAATATGGGAGGACCTGAAGATTATCA GTTTCACCCGAACAATTGTGGCTGTGTACAGTACCTGTATGTTGGTTCTTTTACTCCGTGTCCAGCTTAATATCATTGGTGGCTATTTATATTTGGACAACTCTGTCACAAAAAATGGGATG CTGCCCTTGGCCCCTCCGGATGTGCAACAACAGTACCTGTCCAGCATGCAGCACCTCCTTGGGGATG GTCTGAGTGAGATGATAACAGCGGTGAAGAAAGCTGTGCAGAACACATTGGGGAG GCTGTCCCTGAAGCAGAGTCTCTCTCTGCAGGACCTGGAGCAGCACCTGAACCAGATCAGAGCCCAGGTGGAGAAGGGGGTTGGGGGTTCCGTGCACAGACCTCTCTCCTGGTACATGATGGCCGATGAAGAAAACACTCTGGCTGCACAG GCCTGTGGTCTGACAGCGAATGATGTCACTACAATAAAGCTACTGAATGAGACCAGAGACATGCTTGAAAG CCCAGATTTTGGCACTGTACTCAACACCTGCTTTAACAGTGGTTTCAACCGTTTCCTTGACAACATGGCAGAGTTTTTTCGGCCCCCACCTGGAGCACAAGGAGACTCCGCCCCTGGCACTACACCTGATAG TCTCTCGCATGTAAGTCTCCCAGTTGCCAAAATCATCCCCATTGTGAATGGCCAGATACACTCAATCTGCAGTGAAATACCAAGCCACTTTGTACAG GATCTCCTGATGATAGACCAAGTTAAAGAGTTTGCCGCCAATGTGTACGAGACATTCAGCAGCCCCCATGAACTGCAGAAATGA
- the pex3 gene encoding peroxisomal biogenesis factor 3 isoform X2, with the protein MQEHEASVYINQARRQFHFESNQRTCNMTVLSMLPTLREAIIHHLNSENLTTLLKTKPANRLEIWEDLKIISFTRTIVAVYSTCMLVLLLRVQLNIIGGYLYLDNSVTKNGMLPLAPPDVQQQYLSSMQHLLGDGLSEMITAVKKAVQNTLGRLSLKQSLSLQDLEQHLNQIRAQVEKGVGGSVHRPLSWYMMADEENTLAAQACGLTANDVTTIKLLNETRDMLESPDFGTVLNTCFNSGFNRFLDNMAEFFRPPPGAQGDSAPGTTPDSLSHVSLPVAKIIPIVNGQIHSICSEIPSHFVQDLLMIDQVKEFAANVYETFSSPHELQK; encoded by the exons ATGCAGGAGCATGAGGCGTCTGTATACATCAATCAAGCTCGACGTCAGTTCCACTTCGAGAGTAACCAGAGAACGTGTAACATGACAG tgttGTCAATGCTACCTACATTAAGAGAAGCCATTATACATCATCTAAATTCGGAGAACCTCACTACACTGCTGAAGACTAA ACCAGCAAATAGGCTTGAAATATGGGAGGACCTGAAGATTATCA GTTTCACCCGAACAATTGTGGCTGTGTACAGTACCTGTATGTTGGTTCTTTTACTCCGTGTCCAGCTTAATATCATTGGTGGCTATTTATATTTGGACAACTCTGTCACAAAAAATGGGATG CTGCCCTTGGCCCCTCCGGATGTGCAACAACAGTACCTGTCCAGCATGCAGCACCTCCTTGGGGATG GTCTGAGTGAGATGATAACAGCGGTGAAGAAAGCTGTGCAGAACACATTGGGGAG GCTGTCCCTGAAGCAGAGTCTCTCTCTGCAGGACCTGGAGCAGCACCTGAACCAGATCAGAGCCCAGGTGGAGAAGGGGGTTGGGGGTTCCGTGCACAGACCTCTCTCCTGGTACATGATGGCCGATGAAGAAAACACTCTGGCTGCACAG GCCTGTGGTCTGACAGCGAATGATGTCACTACAATAAAGCTACTGAATGAGACCAGAGACATGCTTGAAAG CCCAGATTTTGGCACTGTACTCAACACCTGCTTTAACAGTGGTTTCAACCGTTTCCTTGACAACATGGCAGAGTTTTTTCGGCCCCCACCTGGAGCACAAGGAGACTCCGCCCCTGGCACTACACCTGATAG TCTCTCGCATGTAAGTCTCCCAGTTGCCAAAATCATCCCCATTGTGAATGGCCAGATACACTCAATCTGCAGTGAAATACCAAGCCACTTTGTACAG GATCTCCTGATGATAGACCAAGTTAAAGAGTTTGCCGCCAATGTGTACGAGACATTCAGCAGCCCCCATGAACTGCAGAAATGA